TTAAAACTTTTTCTATTTTTTTAACAAGTTCTATTTGTTTTAAATTTCCTGCTTCTAACTCTTCTTTTAAATTGATATTTATATCAACAACTATTCCTTTTCTTTCTTCTTCTTGTATTATATAAGGAATTCCTAACTTTTCTTTAGCCTGCAAAATAAATCTCAAATATTTTTTTCTATTCTTTAAAAATTTTATTTTTTTCAATAAACATTTTATTTCTATTTTTATTTCCTTTATTTTTTCATCTATAGCATAAAAATCACTTTCTTTTAGTTTAAAATTTTCTTGTCTTTTGTCCAATTTATTTTTCATATCTAAAATTTCTTTTATAGAAAAATTCATTTCCCTTAAAAATAATGCTCTTTTAAAGCTTCTTATATGTTCCAAAGTATAGTATCTATAATTATTTTCTTTTCTTCTTGCCTTTACTATCCCTTCTTTATCATAATATAAAACTGTATTCTTATTTATTTTTAAA
Above is a genomic segment from Fusobacterium sp. IOR10 containing:
- a CDS encoding MerR family transcriptional regulator; the protein is MLEKIKKTFTVSEMANILKINKNTVLYYDKEGIVKARRKENNYRYYTLEHIRSFKRALFLREMNFSIKEILDMKNKLDKRQENFKLKESDFYAIDEKIKEIKIEIKCLLKKIKFLKNRKKYLRFILQAKEKLGIPYIIQEEERKGIVVDININLKEELEAGNLKQIELVKKIEKVLKEPFILGKHVVGYSIDKNDYLNSNYISQKFLILRDKKSLESKVVLEKGEYLVYYVESDSVEKNILKKLLLWIKNYGYEIRGNIFVECINEIVRVSEDSVQIRIIKIPIKKLTSE